A single window of Rubripirellula lacrimiformis DNA harbors:
- a CDS encoding RecQ family ATP-dependent DNA helicase: MHDAALQYLRSAVGNPTARFRDGQWESIESVLNRQRILVVQRTGWGKSMVYFVATRLLRDKGAGCTLLVSPLLSLMRNQQAAASALNLQAVSMNSSNRDEWDDIQQRLQNDEIDVLLVSPERLGNEDFRQNVLPLLANNVGLFVVDEAHCISDWGHDFRPDYRRIVRIVEALPSNVPVLATTATANNRVVADIQLQIGDAKVQRGPLVRESLRLQNISMPSPAARFAWLAEKIPEFEGSGIVYTLTQRDAERVTEWLQICGINALSYHAGVEDREAREQALLANEVKVLVATVALGMGFDKPDIGFVVHFQRPSSVVHYYQQVGRAGRAVENALGILLHGSEDDDIADFFIRNAFPPQAHVDQIIQALSESDGGHSIPKLQASLNIANGQIASAIKYLSVESPSPIAKIGSSWNVTASAAKYQVDSEMVTAITKIRRDEQAEMQRYVDSGECLMHFLSNSLDDPNAAACGQCENCVGQPLIDVDYDESLAVRAVHFLRRSFQELAPRKAWPAHSPLPTYGFSGKIGDDVRASEGRALCLWRDAGWGEQVARDKYDTKRFDDLLVDACASMIEQWSPEPYPSWVTCVPSLNNPTTVPDFAGRLAAKLGLPFVNCVQKVRATPPQKEMQNSFQQASNLDGAFQVSDENFPNGACLLVDDIVDSRWTFTIIAALLRERGCEAVFPMALALSSPRMD; encoded by the coding sequence GTGCACGACGCGGCACTTCAGTACTTACGTTCGGCAGTCGGGAATCCAACAGCTCGGTTTCGTGATGGCCAATGGGAAAGCATCGAATCGGTTCTGAACCGCCAACGCATTTTGGTTGTTCAGCGGACGGGCTGGGGGAAGAGCATGGTCTATTTCGTGGCAACACGTTTGCTGCGAGACAAAGGGGCCGGTTGTACCCTGCTTGTTTCACCTCTGCTCTCGCTGATGAGAAATCAGCAAGCCGCGGCGAGTGCGTTGAACTTGCAAGCTGTGTCGATGAACTCCTCTAATCGGGATGAGTGGGACGATATCCAGCAACGGTTGCAGAACGACGAGATTGATGTCCTGCTCGTTTCGCCGGAACGGTTAGGGAACGAGGATTTCCGCCAGAACGTGTTGCCGCTGCTTGCGAACAACGTCGGACTGTTTGTTGTCGACGAAGCACACTGCATATCGGACTGGGGCCACGACTTCCGGCCGGACTACCGACGAATCGTTAGGATCGTCGAAGCACTTCCCAGCAATGTTCCTGTTCTCGCAACGACGGCCACGGCCAATAACAGAGTCGTCGCGGATATCCAACTACAGATTGGCGACGCAAAAGTACAGCGAGGCCCTCTCGTCCGCGAAAGTCTACGGCTCCAGAATATTTCAATGCCAAGCCCTGCTGCGAGGTTCGCTTGGCTTGCCGAGAAAATCCCTGAGTTTGAAGGGAGCGGCATCGTCTACACGCTTACCCAGCGTGATGCGGAGAGAGTCACTGAGTGGCTCCAAATCTGCGGCATCAACGCGCTGTCATATCACGCTGGCGTCGAGGATCGCGAGGCACGGGAACAGGCACTGCTTGCGAACGAGGTCAAGGTGCTTGTCGCGACTGTTGCTTTGGGGATGGGGTTTGACAAACCGGACATTGGATTCGTAGTTCATTTCCAGCGGCCAAGTTCGGTTGTTCACTACTACCAGCAAGTCGGACGTGCTGGGCGTGCTGTTGAAAACGCTCTGGGCATCCTGCTCCATGGTTCGGAAGATGACGACATCGCAGACTTCTTCATACGCAACGCATTTCCCCCGCAGGCACACGTTGACCAGATCATTCAGGCACTTAGCGAAAGCGACGGTGGCCACTCGATTCCAAAGCTACAGGCGTCTCTGAATATCGCGAACGGCCAGATAGCGAGCGCGATCAAGTACCTCTCCGTGGAGTCGCCCTCTCCAATCGCAAAGATCGGTTCAAGCTGGAACGTGACCGCGTCCGCAGCCAAATACCAAGTCGATTCTGAGATGGTCACCGCAATCACCAAGATACGACGGGACGAACAAGCGGAGATGCAGCGGTATGTGGACAGCGGCGAGTGTCTGATGCACTTTCTGAGCAATTCGCTCGACGACCCAAATGCTGCCGCGTGCGGTCAGTGCGAGAACTGTGTAGGGCAGCCACTCATCGACGTTGACTACGATGAGTCTCTCGCAGTCAGAGCAGTCCACTTCCTGCGTCGTAGCTTTCAAGAACTCGCACCAAGGAAGGCTTGGCCAGCTCACAGTCCGCTGCCTACCTACGGATTTTCTGGGAAAATCGGTGATGATGTGCGGGCATCTGAAGGAAGGGCGCTCTGTCTGTGGAGAGATGCGGGTTGGGGGGAACAAGTTGCTCGCGACAAGTATGATACGAAACGTTTTGACGATTTGCTGGTTGACGCGTGTGCGTCAATGATCGAACAATGGAGTCCGGAGCCGTACCCCAGTTGGGTTACTTGCGTGCCCTCGTTGAACAATCCAACAACCGTACCGGATTTCGCGGGTCGTTTAGCTGCTAAACTGGGATTACCGTTTGTCAACTGTGTTCAGAAGGTTCGTGCGACGCCACCACAGAAAGAGATGCAAAACAGTTTCCAGCAAGCGAGCAACTTGGACGGCGCGTTTCAAGTTTCAGATGAAAATTTTCCAAACGGAGCATGCCTGTTGGTCGATGACATTGTTGATTCAAGATGGACTTTTACCATTATCGCTGCGCTACTTCGGGAGCGTGGCTGTGAAGCCGTGTTCCCGATGGCGTTAGCACTCAGCTCACCACGAATGGACTGA
- a CDS encoding DNA-processing protein DprA, giving the protein MSWLVKNQMRPADVLELDDVHDAANAAGVDKQRFEKLLGRGVQLGFAVEEWNRNGIWIVCRSDDDYPTRYRERLKKLAPPILYGVGDKSLMAGGGVAIVGSRNVDAAGEEFAREVAAWCATGNNPVISGGARGVDKTAMEGALRAGGTVVGVLADSLLKTSVSRNARDAIAENQLLLISHCHPKARFTVGTAMGRNKLIYAMADAGLVVSSEYKKGGTWAGAEEELKRKSPQPVFVRNGPGSPIGNTRLQELGAVPFPDRWQDLDPRCLHKIIDDAQSRSLAQKTPLFPVEVVSTDDPPSEATVNGKAKPSNVGDSIPTAMTAYDAVLELLLYSLAEPLTVNEVSERLQAKKNQVQDWLNQAVSESRVVKLTRPTRYQRHCGSQYL; this is encoded by the coding sequence GTGAGTTGGTTGGTCAAGAATCAAATGCGGCCTGCGGACGTGCTTGAATTAGATGACGTGCATGACGCGGCGAACGCGGCTGGTGTCGACAAACAAAGATTCGAGAAGCTGCTCGGTCGAGGAGTTCAGCTTGGTTTTGCGGTCGAAGAGTGGAACCGAAATGGAATTTGGATCGTCTGCCGTAGCGACGATGACTATCCAACTCGCTACCGTGAACGACTCAAGAAATTGGCACCACCAATACTTTACGGAGTTGGCGACAAGTCCCTAATGGCAGGAGGCGGCGTGGCGATTGTTGGCTCTCGAAACGTCGATGCCGCAGGCGAAGAATTTGCCAGAGAAGTTGCGGCTTGGTGTGCGACAGGAAATAACCCCGTCATTTCAGGTGGAGCGAGGGGCGTCGACAAAACTGCGATGGAAGGGGCGTTGAGAGCCGGTGGTACCGTTGTCGGCGTACTTGCAGACAGCCTGCTCAAGACCAGCGTCAGCCGCAACGCTCGCGACGCCATCGCGGAGAATCAACTTCTGTTGATCTCACATTGTCACCCCAAGGCTCGATTCACGGTCGGCACGGCGATGGGGCGCAACAAATTGATCTACGCCATGGCAGACGCCGGGCTAGTTGTCAGCTCTGAATACAAGAAGGGCGGCACATGGGCTGGTGCCGAAGAGGAGTTAAAGCGAAAATCGCCACAACCTGTATTTGTACGAAACGGTCCAGGTTCACCAATCGGTAATACACGGTTGCAAGAGTTGGGCGCTGTGCCGTTTCCTGACCGCTGGCAAGACCTCGACCCTCGTTGTCTTCATAAAATCATTGATGACGCACAGTCTCGCTCGTTAGCTCAGAAAACACCACTCTTTCCGGTCGAAGTTGTATCCACCGATGACCCTCCAAGCGAAGCGACGGTAAACGGAAAAGCTAAGCCGTCAAATGTTGGTGACTCCATTCCGACAGCCATGACGGCTTACGACGCGGTGCTTGAACTGTTGCTGTACTCGCTCGCTGAACCACTAACGGTCAATGAAGTGTCCGAGCGACTGCAAGCGAAGAAGAACCAAGTTCAGGATTGGTTGAATCAAGCCGTTTCGGAATCTCGGGTTGTAAAACTAACCCGCCCAACGCGATACCAACGCCATTGCGGATCGCAGTATTTGTAA
- a CDS encoding HsdM family class I SAM-dependent methyltransferase, which translates to MDGSQGCSQRGLACEPDIHERVLREKQVDERMLPDGALIAMLQSGYPHGWDFGRLKETAEKNVSWDHRMWLEQASRHLGWPEVEDIINPTGGGPGHYAQLVEQKVGNALCRKFDLSNIETGILSANSTADTAEAPLAIVLQFSQGVADDVLREAQRLCWNFSKSALLVTLEPTRIQAWSCSMAPTQNRKLHNLRVMEPIEATAGETEANVLQGDIAQTLHWVNLVSGAFLDQHKSKFQKKERADVMLVANLRAVRKKLLAEELPRDTCHAMLARLIFTQFLFQRTDSEGRPAISQSVLDGRFDGHLANQYQHEDALRQILGNKEETYALFRWLNDKFNGDLFPGKGETAEERETEWESEKKNVTDKHLKLLAEFVAGDVEVKSGQRSLWPLYSFDTLPLEFISSVYEEFLNEDQHQMSAYYTPPHLVDFVLDGVLPWGGTEWDLKILDPCCGSGIFLVKAFQRLVQRWKNANPGYEPRVDDLRGLLENNLFGVDDHEDAIRVASFSLCLALCDAIDPRQYWKRTIFPPLRNIRLIKSDFFSEEHDEFATPDEKDGRKPIWDLVVGNAPWRDSSLDDESLGTAWASKHGWPVADGNAGPLFLAKGAALTLKSGRVSMILPAATLLYQRSSKESKQLRTNVFSGHRVEEVVSFAHLRWQLFKGVKSPACLVTLRPSEPESDYTLTYICPKPLFTTEDESVIAIERQDTHELSAGEAIHNPVIWTILLLGQRRDANLIDTLRLAMTLRKLESRKIGRAKDGQLLLTREGLKRGDRCDTEPRIINRRILEDSGFPDADSFFLNAKILPKNKDPEVHRFPGEEYFELPQLLIKKSLIKSVGRFQAQVVNPQGEAKGVLCTKSFVSVHQFSGTDDWLSAACLAFRSSVSTYHLALTSRLAFDRAEALAGHILDVPLPDAAALPALDSLRLDEVDRVVEDAFQLKEPERALISDLLEFGYREGSSKPGEKPSRNKTRRVEKEENDDLMQYADFFIKTLRATFGKERAVRATVFEEAPGEARLPVRMVAIHLDWPGRRRLCKKEMMQADELRAELAKFYEQQMTIRSRDGQPISSGLGFRRVARVFVTQAAEDGTKIPTVLFVKPDQRRYWSRSQGLRDADELAAAIVADRQNRATAK; encoded by the coding sequence GTGGATGGCAGTCAAGGCTGTTCCCAAAGGGGGCTGGCGTGCGAACCGGACATCCATGAGAGGGTTCTTCGTGAGAAACAAGTCGATGAGCGAATGTTGCCAGATGGTGCTCTGATTGCCATGCTTCAGTCTGGATATCCCCACGGCTGGGATTTCGGTAGACTGAAAGAAACCGCAGAAAAAAACGTTTCTTGGGATCACAGGATGTGGCTGGAGCAAGCATCGCGTCATCTTGGATGGCCCGAAGTTGAAGATATCATTAACCCGACTGGTGGCGGGCCAGGTCACTATGCGCAGTTGGTTGAACAAAAAGTTGGCAACGCCCTTTGCCGAAAGTTCGATTTAAGCAACATCGAAACGGGCATTTTGTCCGCCAACTCCACGGCTGACACAGCCGAAGCTCCGCTTGCCATTGTCCTCCAGTTTTCCCAAGGCGTCGCAGATGACGTGCTCCGGGAGGCTCAACGACTGTGTTGGAATTTTTCCAAGTCAGCGTTATTGGTTACGCTTGAGCCGACCCGCATTCAGGCGTGGTCATGCTCAATGGCGCCGACGCAGAATCGCAAATTGCACAATCTCCGTGTGATGGAGCCGATCGAAGCAACCGCAGGCGAAACGGAAGCGAATGTGCTTCAAGGGGATATTGCGCAGACCCTGCATTGGGTAAATCTCGTTAGCGGTGCGTTTCTAGATCAACACAAGTCGAAGTTTCAGAAAAAGGAACGTGCCGACGTGATGCTGGTCGCGAACTTGCGAGCTGTTCGCAAGAAGCTGCTGGCTGAAGAATTGCCGCGAGATACATGCCATGCGATGTTGGCAAGGCTCATTTTTACTCAGTTTCTCTTTCAACGAACGGACAGCGAAGGTCGACCTGCCATCAGCCAGTCGGTGCTCGACGGTCGATTCGACGGACACCTCGCCAACCAGTATCAGCACGAAGATGCATTGCGGCAGATACTTGGCAACAAAGAAGAAACATACGCACTGTTTCGCTGGCTAAACGATAAGTTCAATGGCGACTTGTTCCCCGGCAAGGGAGAGACGGCTGAAGAACGCGAAACGGAGTGGGAGAGTGAAAAGAAGAACGTTACGGACAAACACCTGAAATTGCTGGCCGAGTTCGTCGCCGGCGATGTCGAAGTGAAGTCAGGGCAGCGTTCACTTTGGCCATTGTATTCGTTTGATACGCTTCCGTTGGAATTCATCAGCAGCGTCTACGAGGAGTTTCTCAACGAAGACCAGCATCAGATGAGTGCCTACTACACACCGCCGCATCTCGTGGACTTCGTTCTTGACGGCGTGCTGCCGTGGGGTGGGACAGAGTGGGACTTGAAAATCCTGGATCCATGTTGCGGTTCTGGCATATTCCTTGTGAAAGCGTTCCAACGGCTTGTCCAAAGATGGAAGAACGCAAACCCAGGCTACGAGCCAAGAGTCGACGACTTGCGGGGGCTGCTGGAAAACAATCTCTTCGGTGTCGACGATCACGAAGACGCAATTCGAGTCGCGTCGTTCAGTCTTTGTCTCGCATTATGCGACGCAATCGACCCGCGGCAGTATTGGAAGCGAACGATCTTTCCACCACTGCGCAATATTCGGCTAATCAAGAGCGACTTCTTTTCCGAAGAGCACGACGAATTTGCTACACCCGACGAAAAGGACGGCAGAAAACCGATATGGGATTTAGTCGTTGGAAACGCGCCGTGGCGAGACAGTTCGTTGGATGACGAGTCGCTTGGAACCGCTTGGGCGTCAAAGCATGGCTGGCCTGTTGCCGATGGAAACGCGGGCCCACTGTTTTTGGCAAAAGGAGCAGCGTTAACACTGAAGTCAGGTCGAGTTTCGATGATTCTACCGGCGGCGACGTTGCTGTATCAGCGAAGTTCAAAAGAGTCGAAGCAACTTAGAACCAATGTATTCTCTGGACATCGAGTGGAAGAGGTAGTGTCGTTCGCTCATTTGCGGTGGCAACTGTTCAAGGGTGTGAAGTCACCAGCATGTTTAGTTACCTTGCGCCCGTCGGAGCCGGAGTCCGACTATACACTCACTTATATTTGCCCAAAGCCACTCTTTACGACGGAAGACGAATCTGTCATCGCCATTGAACGGCAAGACACACACGAGCTCAGTGCCGGTGAAGCGATACACAATCCTGTAATCTGGACGATATTGCTTTTAGGTCAGCGTCGGGATGCAAATTTAATTGATACGCTTAGACTCGCGATGACGTTGCGTAAGCTAGAATCAAGAAAGATCGGGAGAGCTAAAGATGGTCAACTGCTACTGACGCGAGAGGGGCTTAAGCGGGGAGATCGATGTGACACTGAACCAAGAATTATAAATCGACGAATTCTGGAAGACTCTGGTTTTCCAGACGCCGATTCATTCTTCCTGAATGCCAAAATTCTACCGAAGAACAAAGATCCTGAAGTACACCGATTCCCCGGTGAGGAGTACTTTGAACTTCCGCAGCTGCTCATTAAAAAATCGCTCATAAAGTCCGTTGGGCGTTTTCAGGCGCAGGTTGTCAACCCGCAAGGAGAGGCAAAGGGGGTCCTCTGCACAAAGAGCTTCGTCTCGGTTCATCAATTTTCCGGCACGGACGACTGGCTTTCCGCAGCGTGCCTTGCCTTTCGCAGTAGCGTGTCCACCTATCATCTCGCGTTAACGAGTAGACTTGCCTTCGATCGTGCAGAGGCTTTAGCTGGTCATATATTGGATGTTCCACTTCCCGACGCTGCTGCGTTACCGGCCCTCGACTCATTAAGGCTCGACGAGGTTGACAGAGTGGTTGAAGACGCATTTCAACTCAAGGAACCAGAACGTGCACTGATTTCCGATCTCCTAGAGTTTGGTTATCGCGAAGGCTCATCGAAGCCTGGCGAAAAGCCATCACGCAACAAAACGCGGCGGGTTGAGAAAGAGGAGAACGATGATCTGATGCAGTACGCAGATTTCTTCATCAAGACCCTGCGAGCAACATTCGGGAAAGAACGAGCCGTTCGCGCGACCGTGTTTGAGGAAGCCCCTGGCGAGGCACGTCTGCCTGTGCGAATGGTTGCGATTCACTTGGATTGGCCCGGTCGACGTCGATTGTGCAAGAAGGAAATGATGCAGGCGGACGAACTTCGTGCAGAATTGGCGAAGTTCTATGAACAACAAATGACAATTCGTTCCCGAGACGGCCAGCCAATTTCCTCCGGTCTTGGGTTTCGCCGAGTCGCTCGTGTTTTCGTAACTCAGGCAGCGGAGGATGGGACAAAGATTCCAACCGTCCTTTTTGTGAAACCAGATCAGCGTCGATACTGGTCGCGTTCACAGGGACTACGTGACGCCGATGAGTTGGCTGCTGCGATTGTCGCGGATCGACAGAATCGGGCCACAGCAAAATGA
- a CDS encoding EAL domain-containing protein, with protein sequence MPRTTPQFTLPRDIESVFVVGFARIPRWKGILANPTTSAIQSTSPGRVKLKVGRGLVGHSGHNVRKSGLGCRDSAGFGSPNFAQRINLCCRARWLCFAPCTLPPDRFIHLLERSREILPVSNWIIRQACRQLAQWDAVGFSITMSVNVSALQFADPCFYTTVRNAIEEFAVDPKQLDFEITEGLLIDEVEVAVEELNQLKELGASISIDDFGTGYSSLAYLRQFPIDRLKIDRAFIRDFPDADDGMIATSIIALAKSLGLKVLAEGVETKDQLEFLQHHDCGEYQGYYFSRPVPPEEAAALFTIANHAGLPQPQAFAKG encoded by the coding sequence GTGCCGCGTACAACCCCACAATTCACCCTCCCTCGGGACATCGAAAGTGTTTTTGTAGTGGGATTCGCCAGAATTCCCCGCTGGAAGGGAATTCTGGCGAATCCCACTACGTCAGCAATCCAATCGACGTCCCCTGGGAGGGTGAAGTTGAAAGTCGGGCGAGGGCTGGTGGGACACTCCGGTCACAACGTTCGAAAAAGTGGTCTTGGTTGTAGAGATTCGGCGGGTTTTGGCTCTCCCAATTTTGCCCAGCGAATCAACCTGTGTTGCCGCGCACGATGGTTGTGTTTTGCTCCGTGTACCTTGCCGCCCGATCGTTTCATCCATTTACTGGAACGAAGCCGTGAAATCTTGCCCGTCAGCAACTGGATCATTCGGCAAGCCTGCCGACAATTGGCTCAGTGGGATGCAGTTGGATTCTCCATCACCATGTCAGTGAACGTCAGTGCCCTTCAATTCGCAGACCCATGTTTTTACACGACGGTGCGAAACGCAATCGAAGAATTTGCAGTGGACCCGAAACAACTCGATTTTGAAATCACAGAGGGCTTGCTGATCGACGAAGTCGAGGTTGCGGTCGAAGAACTGAACCAGCTCAAAGAACTTGGTGCAAGCATTAGCATCGATGATTTTGGAACTGGCTATTCCTCGTTGGCATACCTGCGGCAGTTTCCTATCGACCGGCTGAAGATCGACCGAGCATTTATCAGGGATTTTCCGGACGCCGATGATGGAATGATCGCGACTAGCATCATTGCGTTAGCGAAGTCATTGGGTCTGAAAGTTCTCGCCGAAGGCGTTGAAACGAAGGATCAACTTGAATTCCTTCAGCATCACGATTGCGGCGAGTACCAAGGATACTATTTCAGCCGACCGGTGCCACCCGAAGAGGCTGCTGCGTTGTTTACGATTGCGAATCATGCAGGACTACCGCAGCCGCAGGCATTCGCCAAGGGCTAG
- a CDS encoding transposase has translation MVRLARCEVFDPDEVAVAHVWNRTCRRCFLFGDDSVSGKNFDLRKVWIEDLLQHFAAEFGIDLLGFAILSNHFHLILRTRPDVVASWSDEEVAARWCRICPHNRKPDGSPAEPTKPEIRFIAGCPVKLAEIRHRLSSLSWWMRLLCQRVSMRANAEEDESGRFFQDRYKATRLVDEASLLACSAYVDLNLIRAAIAPTLETSDHTSVQRRIKAAQQDVAQSQDATQALKEGPERQTKRPDVFLSPLTIDEASDPIGPDPSPLRDRCSEKGFLAMSLADYLELLD, from the coding sequence ATGGTTCGTCTTGCCCGCTGTGAAGTGTTCGATCCCGACGAGGTGGCGGTGGCCCATGTTTGGAACCGCACCTGTCGCCGCTGTTTCCTCTTTGGCGACGATTCCGTCTCCGGCAAGAACTTCGATCTTCGAAAGGTTTGGATTGAAGACTTGCTGCAGCATTTCGCGGCTGAGTTTGGGATCGACTTGCTGGGCTTTGCGATCCTCTCGAATCACTTCCACCTGATTCTTCGCACTCGCCCCGATGTGGTGGCGTCCTGGAGTGACGAGGAAGTGGCCGCGCGCTGGTGCCGGATCTGTCCCCACAACCGCAAGCCCGATGGCAGCCCGGCTGAGCCGACCAAGCCAGAAATTCGCTTCATTGCCGGTTGCCCGGTGAAGCTGGCCGAGATTCGCCACCGACTGTCCAGTCTGAGTTGGTGGATGCGTTTGCTGTGCCAGCGGGTCTCGATGCGGGCCAACGCCGAGGAAGACGAAAGCGGCCGGTTCTTTCAAGATCGCTACAAAGCCACACGGCTGGTCGATGAAGCCAGTTTGCTGGCGTGCTCAGCCTACGTGGATTTGAACTTGATTCGGGCGGCGATAGCCCCGACGCTCGAAACCAGCGATCACACGTCGGTGCAGCGTCGGATCAAAGCAGCCCAGCAGGACGTTGCCCAGTCGCAGGACGCCACTCAAGCACTGAAAGAAGGGCCGGAGCGTCAAACCAAACGTCCCGATGTGTTCCTGTCTCCGCTCACCATCGACGAAGCGTCCGATCCAATTGGCCCTGACCCGTCACCGCTTCGGGATCGCTGCAGCGAAAAGGGGTTCCTGGCGATGTCGTTGGCGGATTACCTGGAACTGCTGGACTGA